The following nucleotide sequence is from Streptomyces xiamenensis.
GTGGGGCGCCGAGATCATCTCCTCCCCGGCGGCCGGCGGCTCCAACACGGCCGTGCGGGTCGCCAAGGAACTGGCCGCCGAGCACCCCGAGTGGGTGATGCTCTACCAGTACGGCAACCCGGACAACGCCGGCGCGCACTACGCCACCACCGGCCCGGAGATCCTCGCCGACCTGTCCTCCGTGACCCACTTCGTTGCCGGTCTGGGCACCACCGGCACCCTGATGGGCGTCGGCCGCTATCTGCGCGAGCAGCGCCCGGACGTGCGGATCGTGGCCGCCGAGCCGCGCTACGACGACCTGGTGTACGGGCTGCGCAACCTGGACGAGGGCTTCATCCCCGAGCTGTACGACGCCTCCGTCCTCACCACCCGTTTCTCGGTCGGCTCCGAGGACGCGGTGCGCCGCACCCGTGAGCTGCTGGAGCAGGAGGGCATCTTCGCCGGGGTCTCCACCGGCGCGGTGCTGCACGCCGCGCTGGGCGTCGCCCGCAAGGCGGTACGGGCCGGGGACGAGGCCGACATCGTCTTCGTCGTCGCGGACGGCGGCTGGAAGTACCTGTCCACCGGCATCTACACGGCAGCCAGCACCGAGGAGGCCGTGGAACTGCTCAAGGGCCAGCTCTGGGCCTGACAGCCGCCCCCGCGCTCGGTTCACGCTGAGTGTCGGTATGCTCACGTACAGTCCATGACGTGAGTGTGCACAGCTATACCGGCCGGCAGAGCGAGGCCCAGCGGCCCATGTGGCGCTGGTTCACGGACCGGGACTCGATCGCGCGGCGCCTGGACTGGCCGCTGCTGGGCGCCGCGCTGGCCCTGTCCCTGCTCGGCGCCACCGTGGTCTACTCGGCCACCCGCGCCCGTACCGACCTCACCGGCGACGACCCGTACTTCTTCCTGATGCGGCACCTGCTGAACATCTGCATCGGCTGCGGCCTGGCCGCCCTCGTGGTCTGGCTGGGGCACAGCAGACTGCGCGACCTGGTCCCCGTGCTGTACGCGGGCACCCTGCTGCTGTGCCTGCTGGTGCTCAGCCCGCTGGGCAGCAATGTGAACGGCTCCCAGAGCTGGATCCAGCTGGGCGGCGGCTTCGCGTTCCAGCCCTCCGAACTGGTGAAGGTGTCCGTCATCCTGGCCATGGCCACCCTGCTGGCCGCCGGGGTGGAGGGGGACAACAACTCGGTGCCCGACACCCCCGCCGTGCTGCGGGCGCTGGGCCTGGTCGCGGTCCCCGCGGTGCTCATCCTGGCCACCCCCGACGTGGGGACGACCCTGGTGCTGGCGGCCATCGCGCTCGGCGTGCTGATGTCCTCCGGCGCCGCGCGCCGCTGGATCATCGGCCTGGTGACGGCCGGGCTGCTGCTGGCCGTCGCGGTGTGGCTGCTGGGCGTGCTCGACCAGTACCAGATCAACCGGTTCGCGGCGTTCGCCAACCCCGCCCTGGACCCGGCGGGGGTCGGGTACAACACCAACCAGGCGCGGATCGCGATCGGTTCGGGCGGACTGTTCGGACAGGGCCTGTTCCACGGGAGCCAGACGCTGGGTCAGTTCGTGCCCGAGCAGCACACCGACTTCATCTTCACGGTGGTGGGGGAGGAGCTCGGCTTCGTGGGCGGGGCGGCGGTCATCGGCCTGTTCGGCGTCATCATGTGGCGCGGCTGCGTGATCGCCATGAAGTCCCCGGACGTGTACGGCACGATCGTGGCCGGCGGCATCGTCACCTGGATCGCCTTCCAGTCCTTCGAGAACATGGGTATGGCCCTGGGCATCATGCCGGTCACCGGGGTGCCGCTGCCGTTCCTGTCCTACGGGGGCTCCTCCACCTTCGCGATCTGGATCGCGGTGGGGCTGCTGCTGGCCATCCAGGTGCGCCGCAAGACGAAACTGAACTAGCGCGCTCGGCCCCGGCCGGCGGGCCCGTCGCCCCCGTCGCCCCCGTCGTTCCCGTCGTCCCGGCGTCCGCCGCGGCCCCACGGCCGCCGCCGGCGCGCCCGGCCGGAGCCGTGCGTGCCGAGCCGGGCGACACCGTCGACGAGCGCGGCGACCAGCGCCACGCCGGCGATCACCAACAGGACAATCCACCACAAGACGTCCACACTCCGACCGTACCCCGCCACGGTGATTCCGCCCACACCGCGCTGCGGCCGGGGAGCGGGCGGCCCCCGTGCGACTTACAGTCATTCGAACCCCACCACGGAGGTTCCCCCGTCCATGAAGCTCACCGTCGTCGGCTGCTCGGGGTCGTTCCCGTCCGCGGACTCGGCCTGTTCCAGCTACCTCATCGAGGCCGAGGGCTACCGGCTGCTCCTTGATCTGGGCAATGGCGCCCTCGGCGAGCTGCAGAAATACACGGGTCTGTATGACATCGACGCGATCGCGATCAGTCATCTGCATCCGGACCACTGCATCGACATGTGCGCGTACTTCGTCGCCCGTTACTACCGCTACGAGGGCGGTCGCTGCGAGCCGATCCCGGTCTACGGGCCGGAGAACACCGAGCGGCGGCTGACCACGGCGTACGACGACACG
It contains:
- a CDS encoding PLP-dependent cysteine synthase family protein, translating into MRFDSPLASVGNTPLVRLPRLSPSDTVRVWAKLEDRNPTGSVKDRPALHMIEQAEKAGRLTPGCTILEPTSGNTGISLAMAAKLKGYSMVCVMPENTSAERRQLLAMWGAEIISSPAAGGSNTAVRVAKELAAEHPEWVMLYQYGNPDNAGAHYATTGPEILADLSSVTHFVAGLGTTGTLMGVGRYLREQRPDVRIVAAEPRYDDLVYGLRNLDEGFIPELYDASVLTTRFSVGSEDAVRRTRELLEQEGIFAGVSTGAVLHAALGVARKAVRAGDEADIVFVVADGGWKYLSTGIYTAASTEEAVELLKGQLWA
- the rodA gene encoding rod shape-determining protein RodA, with the protein product MWRWFTDRDSIARRLDWPLLGAALALSLLGATVVYSATRARTDLTGDDPYFFLMRHLLNICIGCGLAALVVWLGHSRLRDLVPVLYAGTLLLCLLVLSPLGSNVNGSQSWIQLGGGFAFQPSELVKVSVILAMATLLAAGVEGDNNSVPDTPAVLRALGLVAVPAVLILATPDVGTTLVLAAIALGVLMSSGAARRWIIGLVTAGLLLAVAVWLLGVLDQYQINRFAAFANPALDPAGVGYNTNQARIAIGSGGLFGQGLFHGSQTLGQFVPEQHTDFIFTVVGEELGFVGGAAVIGLFGVIMWRGCVIAMKSPDVYGTIVAGGIVTWIAFQSFENMGMALGIMPVTGVPLPFLSYGGSSTFAIWIAVGLLLAIQVRRKTKLN